The DNA sequence agagagtaaagtaagagagaagaaaaagtagagagagtattgtttccatttttagaaacgtttcatttttaatgggacagaccaaaaaggaaaacgtttcatttctaatgggacagggggagaattagttttataataaaatgtgagtgtaatgagttagtggaatgtaatgtccacttaccaaatatggtaaaagtgaatgaGAGATTTATTGGCCgatggacgaaaaaggaaaaatgagacatttaatgggagacggagggagtaataaagtTCACGTGCGATATGATCCTTGtagaatttttaaatataatttcaccCAAATTAGACCATATAATTGAGAACATTGTTAAAGTTTAAGAGTTTTACTAAAGGTAGGGAGGATGAACGAGATATTAccaaaattcacaatttttctGAACATTTGTCCTAAATTATCCTAATCTAGttttacatatatttcaaGGTTGTCATCTTTGGTGCAATGGATTTGCATACTCCTGCGACGAATGCAACTTCACCTTGGATGTTGTCTGCGCCCTGATCACTCCTGCAATAACCCACGCACCTCACAAGAGCAACCACTTCCTCTTCATGTCTCCCACCACCAAATTCCGCACTTACAAAAAGTGCAGCTGCTGCAGCTCTACCCTGACCGGAATCTGCTACAGCTGCAGCAGCTGCACTGATTTCAACCTCCACATCAGATGCGCCCTGCTGCCACGCACTGTTCACCATATATTCGACCCGCACCCTCTCTTGCTGACAACAGCCGCCCCCAGAGAGGCAAAGGGCGGCTGCAGCAGTAGGGATGAGTTCTTCTGTGAGGTCTGTGAGGAGAATTTGGAGAAAGGGCCACGGCGGTGGCACTACAGCTGCGGGGAGTGTGATCAGTGGTTCCACTATGATTGCATTCCCTCAGTCGATCGGCTTTCTAAGATGAAGGTGGGTGTGGAAGCTCGTGTGGATGTGCACGGATGTCCCGTCGCGCTTGTTCGACTGGAGGATGGCGTTTGCGCCGGGCGGCGGTGTGGAGCTTGTGGGGTGAAATTGAAGTTGGGTGTTGATGGTTTGGTTTACGAGTGCTCCAACTGTTTCTTTGGGTTGCATCAAAACTGCGCCAAGAAACATTTGTTGAAGAGGTTGGGACTAGAGAGTGGAGAACACGACAGAAAGAAATACTCCaatttttctgaaaaatgTATATAAGAACGTTTGTATGAGTTCCAAAAAATATACGTCAAAAATTACAAGAAGTGAACATTTATAATATCTAGTTTCAAGAGTAGACTAGTTCCAAGATTGTATTTATTGTTGTATCCCAACAGTCACCAACACTTGTATAAATTCATGGATGTTGGTTATCTTCTTCAATGAATCAAATATACAAAACTATCAATCTCAATATGGTATCAAGAGCAAGATTTCGATCCTATTTTCTTTGAGAACTCAGAGAAGTGCTCATCATCGTTCAATACCCCTCAACCCCTCAAGGCAAAAATCAGCCTTACCACCACCCATTCCAAAGCCTGAAAAACAGCCAAAACCAAGTGAGTATCAACCAAACCAAACACAAAATGTCCAAACAAACTGAATCTGTATCTTTAGGATTCAAGTTAGATGGAAAAAAACTTCTCTGTATGGTCCCGGCTCATGCGAGTAGTCATCGGCAATCGAGAGAAACTCGAATACATCGAAGGAGATCTGAATCCCCCAAAAACCACCGATCAGAATTCAACAAATGGCAAGCTTCCGACTTCGCTGTTGGCTCATCCAAAACATGGAGCCAAAACTCGTCTTGCAATTTGCTCAACACCAATCTGCCAAGGCGTTATGGCGGAGCCTCGCAACAACGTTCGGAGTCAGAGCTGACCTCGTCCAAGTCTACGATCTATCCCCAGACCCTTCCacttttgatatatataaaatgccaCCCCATTCTTTTGCAAAGACACCCCCAGCAACCTCTAAATTCCTTCACAAAAGAATCTAGTATCTTCTGGAAAATATGATAATACCCCCCAGATATTGtgtaaaaatcatttttcagCCTTAGACGATGAGTTTGAAATTTCTACTGCATGCAATCTCAAATTATGGAGTGTAGAAATTAAACTCCTTCATGCAATGTTATTAATTCGTGTTATCATCTAATGATACACGGCAAAAATAATAGAGAGAGAAGTATGATTTAGATTTGTAACAAAAATGAGGCTTTAGCATTTAAAGATGATATTTAGAAAACTCATTTAAAGACAGATATTTCGaaagtgaaaaattaaatcactaagtttcaatttttctcaattaattGTCTCATCTATACACAAATTGACGTCTTTTGGTGATAGTAAAAATGgcaatatttcaaaaataagaaaagaaacacGTCGTTTTTAAAAGACGACATATAGTATACGGATGagacaattgaaaaaaatgaaacttctTGATTTCTTATTCTGATTTCAAATGTCAATGGACAGACCAGAATCTGGCACATCATGAAATAAATGGAATATGATCCAACACTAATTGAACGAGGGAgtaaattttaacattttttctcGATTTTCCATGatgaaatattcaatttattttattcgcaatatattgttgattcaaagtatatgatttttaaattcatgacGTCGTTTAGTTATTATATTTGTTAATGTGtttacaaaaatgataaattcaTGGATTGTCTGTCTCGTCCTTATAGAAATTTTCATTCACCCAAATTAGATTATAttggaaaattgagaaaaatgttaaagttcACAATTTTTACTGCCGATTTTATAATGTTTCAGAATTTGACTAATGTTCATGGTTATATCTTTCAAGGTTGTCATCTTTGGTGCAATGGATTTGCATACTCTTGCACAATCTGCGATGACTTCAACATGGATGTTGTCTGCGCCCTCATCACTCCTGCAATAACACACGCACCTCACAAGAGCAATCACTTACTCTTCATGTCTCCCACCACCGAATTCGGCAGCGATGAAAAGTGCAGCTGCTGCAGCTCTACCCTGACCGGAATCTGCTACAGCTGCAGCAGCTGCCATGATTTCAACCTCCACGTCAGATGCGCTCTCCTGCCACGCACCGTTCACCACATGTTCGACCCGCACCCTCTCCTACTGACCACAGCCACCCCCAGAGAGGCAGAGGGCGGCTGCAGTAGCAGTCGGGATGAGTTCTTCTGTGAGGAGAGTTTGGAGGGAGAGGGGCCGCTGCGGTGGCACTACAGCTGCAGCAAGTGTGATCAGTGGTTCCACTACAATTGCATTACCTCGATCGATCAGCTTTCTAGGATGAAGGTGGGTGTGGAAGCTCGTGTGGATGTGCACGGATGTCCCATCGCGCTTGTTCGACTGGAGGATAGCGTTTGCGCTGGGCGGCGGTGTGGAGCTTGTGGGGATAAGTT is a window from the Salvia hispanica cultivar TCC Black 2014 chromosome 1, UniMelb_Shisp_WGS_1.0, whole genome shotgun sequence genome containing:
- the LOC125189158 gene encoding uncharacterized protein LOC125189158, which encodes MRVVIGNREKLEYIEGDLNPPKTTDQNSTNGKLPTSLLAHPKHGAKTRLAICSTPICQGVMAEPRNNVRSCHLWCNGFAYSCTICDDFNMDVVCALITPAITHAPHKSNHLLFMSPTTEFGSDEKCSCCSSTLTGICYSCSSCHDFNLHVRCALLPRTVHHMFDPHPLLLTTATPREAEGGCSSSRDEFFCEESLEGEGPLRWHYSCSKCDQWFHYNCITSIDQLSRMKVGVEARVDVHGCPIALVRLEDSVCAGRRCGACGDKLKLGDDGLAYECSNCFFGLHQNCAKKHLLKIHDESE